A stretch of the Alphaproteobacteria bacterium genome encodes the following:
- a CDS encoding DUF3489 domain-containing protein produces the protein MPNLTDTQRVILAHAAKRDDGAVLPLPASLTLNKGSAASVLKSLIKKDLIEERPASAGEGVWRDGKDGEHVALAITFAGLEAIGVEPDDTAEAANPTTQSKPKNPRKKTTKLSATTGMRVGTKQALLIDLLKRKGGATIDEAVDATGWQRHSVRGAISGTLKKKLGLDVTSEKVESRGRVYRITGRG, from the coding sequence ATGCCCAATCTCACCGATACCCAACGGGTCATTCTGGCCCATGCCGCCAAGCGTGACGACGGTGCCGTCCTACCTCTGCCCGCGTCCCTCACCCTCAACAAGGGCAGCGCCGCGTCCGTGCTCAAGAGCCTGATAAAGAAAGACTTGATCGAAGAACGGCCAGCCAGTGCCGGCGAGGGGGTCTGGCGCGACGGTAAGGACGGCGAGCACGTCGCACTCGCCATCACCTTTGCAGGTCTGGAGGCGATCGGCGTCGAGCCGGACGATACGGCCGAAGCAGCCAATCCCACGACCCAATCGAAGCCAAAGAATCCGCGCAAGAAGACCACCAAACTGTCAGCAACCACCGGTATGCGTGTTGGTACCAAGCAGGCCCTGCTGATCGACCTTCTAAAGCGCAAGGGCGGCGCCACCATCGACGAGGCGGTGGATGCAACCGGCTGGCAGCGCCACTCGGTGCGCGGCGCGATCAGCGGCACGCTCAAGAAGAAGCTCGGCCTCGACGTCACGTCGGAGAAGGTGGAGAGCCGCGGCCGGGTCTACCGCATCACCGGGCGAGGCTGA
- the terL gene encoding phage terminase large subunit yields MTLSDMPETDGAGYEEVEALLRKDFYSFAIKAFETVNVGEQFESNWHLKLLCWRLGHTCTGCERRLLVALPPRNLKSFLVSVAFPAWCLGRDPTRRFICCSYTKDLAEKLHRDFVRIIKAPWYKKAFPKLKIGDKDSLDETTTTKGGFRYATSVGATLTGLGGHFIIIDDPINPKDATSEAERNRVNHWYSSTVLTRFDNPKTGVMIIISQRVHQNDLIGYVEELDDWTRIYVPAIATESETIRIGDDEFYERKKGEAMHEARMGLDNLNTFRKTLGPYNFQAQFQQNPMPPEGNLIKQRWFRSYDTQNPPKFDTVVQSWDTASSISETASYSVCTTWGICESRYYLMHVFRERIEYPDLIKMAQHLCIRRKPNLVLIENASTGRSLMQSLAQSNQVPFRAIKPEGDKAIRMEGVSAMIADGRVFLPAEAPWLDAFLSEILAFPNTRHDDQADSVSQFLRWAQTHYHRKLPEVRFRAIFPLDTVDHYRARTGVDVFDNLRGFRGY; encoded by the coding sequence ATGACGCTGAGTGACATGCCTGAAACTGACGGAGCCGGATACGAAGAAGTCGAAGCCTTGCTCCGCAAGGATTTCTATTCTTTCGCGATCAAGGCGTTCGAGACCGTCAATGTGGGGGAACAGTTCGAGAGCAACTGGCACCTGAAGCTCTTGTGCTGGCGCCTCGGTCATACCTGTACCGGCTGTGAGCGACGACTTCTGGTGGCGCTTCCGCCCCGCAACCTCAAGTCGTTCCTGGTCTCCGTGGCCTTCCCGGCTTGGTGCCTGGGTCGGGACCCGACACGCCGCTTCATCTGCTGTTCCTACACCAAGGACCTGGCTGAAAAGCTTCATCGAGACTTCGTGCGTATCATCAAGGCGCCCTGGTACAAGAAGGCATTCCCCAAATTGAAGATCGGTGACAAGGACAGTCTCGATGAAACCACCACCACCAAGGGTGGGTTCCGCTACGCCACATCGGTCGGCGCGACACTTACAGGCCTCGGCGGTCACTTCATCATCATCGACGATCCTATCAACCCCAAGGACGCCACCTCAGAAGCGGAGCGCAATCGCGTCAACCACTGGTATTCAAGCACTGTGCTAACTCGCTTCGATAATCCTAAGACCGGGGTCATGATCATCATCAGCCAGCGAGTTCATCAGAATGATCTCATTGGCTATGTGGAGGAACTGGATGACTGGACACGGATTTATGTTCCTGCCATCGCGACGGAGAGCGAGACCATAAGAATCGGCGATGATGAATTCTATGAGCGAAAGAAGGGCGAAGCCATGCACGAAGCGCGCATGGGCCTGGACAATCTGAACACATTCAGGAAGACGCTGGGTCCGTATAATTTTCAGGCCCAGTTCCAGCAGAATCCCATGCCGCCAGAAGGTAATTTGATCAAGCAGCGTTGGTTCAGAAGCTATGACACGCAAAACCCGCCGAAGTTCGATACGGTGGTCCAGAGTTGGGATACCGCATCAAGCATCAGTGAGACGGCCAGCTATTCGGTTTGCACCACCTGGGGTATATGCGAAAGCCGCTACTACTTGATGCACGTGTTTCGTGAGCGGATCGAGTATCCCGACCTGATCAAAATGGCACAGCATCTTTGTATTCGGCGCAAGCCAAATCTTGTGCTTATTGAAAACGCATCAACCGGCCGATCACTGATGCAAAGCTTGGCGCAGAGCAATCAGGTGCCGTTCCGAGCAATCAAACCAGAAGGCGACAAGGCAATCCGCATGGAAGGCGTATCAGCGATGATCGCTGATGGCCGGGTGTTTCTGCCAGCCGAAGCACCGTGGCTCGATGCTTTCCTCAGCGAAATCCTTGCATTCCCAAACACTCGCCACGACGATCAGGCTGATAGTGTTTCGCAGTTCCTGCGCTGGGCCCAGACTCACTACCATAGGAAGTTGCCGGAAGTGCGGTTCCGCGCGATCTTCCCGCTCGACACTGTCGATCACTATCGCGCCCGTACCGGCGTCGATGTGTTTGACAATTTGCGTGGCTTCCGCGGCTATTAG
- a CDS encoding DUF5681 domain-containing protein gives MSSDFEVGYKKPPKKHQFKKGQSGNPKGKPKEAKNLKTVLGKELNEKLTIKEGGKPKTVSKQTALVKSLIAKAANGDVRAMTLLFNLIYKFHDAEEVPIEELDLTKADKAILENFQKHILKTQTPNPTERDDHDAE, from the coding sequence ATGAGCAGCGACTTTGAGGTCGGCTACAAGAAGCCGCCGAAGAAGCACCAGTTCAAGAAGGGTCAGTCCGGCAACCCCAAGGGAAAGCCCAAGGAGGCCAAGAACCTGAAGACCGTCCTGGGCAAGGAACTAAACGAAAAGCTCACCATCAAGGAGGGCGGCAAGCCCAAGACGGTCTCCAAACAAACAGCGCTAGTCAAAAGCCTGATTGCCAAGGCTGCGAACGGCGATGTCCGTGCCATGACCTTGCTATTCAACCTGATTTACAAATTCCACGACGCAGAAGAGGTGCCGATCGAAGAACTCGATCTAACTAAGGCTGACAAGGCAATTCTGGAAAACTTCCAGAAGCACATCCTCAAGACCCAGACCCCCAACCCAACTGAGAGAGATGATCATGACGCTGAGTGA
- a CDS encoding DNA methyltransferase produces the protein MSDDFRSTPRDALSGGAKSPKPSTTPGTPGLPGQGLTDLRNHPAIEMVRLSDLNHLPDNPRQHTKHQKKTLKRLIKRMGFLGAILIDSQNQIIAGELRVECAADLGMDAVPAVRVTHLSAVELRAFRIADNRIAELAEWDQKALAHEFEYLASVNFEVDLTGFEPPEIDFVIQQANEEDDDPLDEVPEVDPDAVPVSRPGDLWLLDDHRLQCGNAVDRAAWNVLMGGEQAQMVFTDPPYNVPIRGHVSGLGRNTHREFSQASGEMADGEYISFLAHCLVKAVDHSSDGSLHFVCIDWRHYRHLLEASDHIYQDQLNLVVWNKTNGGMGSLYRSQHELIAVFKSGRAPHINNVQLGKHGRYRTNVWTYPGQNAFGAERDEALAAHPTVKPVPMVADAILDCSTRGSIIADPFIGSGTLFLAAEKTGRRGYGLEIDPLYVDVAVRRWQGATGGTARLRKTGQSFDEVAACRGPGGDPAPQPTIEPDADDDRGEGVPV, from the coding sequence ATGTCCGATGACTTTCGCAGTACGCCACGAGATGCTCTATCTGGTGGCGCGAAAAGCCCAAAACCAAGCACCACACCAGGGACACCAGGCCTCCCAGGTCAGGGTCTAACGGATCTGCGCAACCATCCGGCCATCGAGATGGTACGGCTGAGCGATCTCAATCACCTGCCCGACAACCCGCGTCAGCATACGAAACATCAGAAGAAGACGCTCAAGCGCCTGATCAAGCGAATGGGTTTCCTGGGCGCTATCCTGATCGATAGCCAGAACCAGATCATCGCCGGCGAGCTGCGGGTGGAATGTGCGGCCGATCTCGGCATGGATGCTGTCCCGGCAGTAAGAGTCACTCACTTGAGCGCCGTCGAACTCCGGGCCTTCCGTATCGCCGACAACCGTATCGCCGAGCTCGCCGAATGGGACCAGAAGGCCTTGGCCCACGAGTTCGAATACCTCGCTTCGGTGAACTTCGAGGTGGATCTGACTGGCTTCGAACCGCCGGAGATCGACTTCGTTATCCAACAGGCGAATGAAGAAGATGACGATCCGCTAGACGAGGTGCCGGAAGTGGACCCCGATGCGGTGCCGGTTTCTCGCCCGGGCGATCTGTGGCTGCTGGACGACCACCGGCTGCAGTGTGGCAACGCCGTAGACAGGGCTGCCTGGAATGTCCTGATGGGCGGCGAGCAGGCCCAAATGGTCTTCACCGACCCGCCCTACAATGTGCCAATCCGTGGTCACGTATCTGGGCTGGGCCGCAATACCCACCGCGAGTTCTCTCAGGCCTCGGGCGAGATGGCAGATGGTGAGTACATCTCCTTCCTGGCCCATTGCCTGGTCAAGGCAGTGGATCACAGCAGCGATGGCTCCTTGCACTTCGTCTGCATCGACTGGCGCCATTACCGTCACCTGCTGGAAGCCAGTGACCACATCTACCAGGATCAGCTGAACCTGGTGGTCTGGAACAAGACCAATGGCGGCATGGGCTCGCTCTACCGCTCCCAGCACGAGCTGATTGCCGTGTTCAAGAGTGGCCGGGCGCCACACATCAACAATGTCCAGCTCGGTAAGCACGGCCGTTATCGGACCAATGTCTGGACCTATCCTGGCCAGAATGCCTTCGGGGCAGAACGGGACGAAGCGCTGGCAGCCCACCCGACGGTCAAGCCGGTGCCCATGGTGGCTGACGCCATCCTCGATTGCTCAACCCGTGGCAGCATCATCGCCGATCCATTCATCGGCTCCGGCACCCTCTTCCTGGCGGCCGAGAAGACTGGCCGGCGCGGCTATGGCCTGGAGATTGATCCGCTCTACGTGGATGTAGCGGTGCGCCGCTGGCAGGGCGCTACCGGCGGTACGGCACGTCTCCGGAAGACTGGCCAGAGTTTCGATGAGGTAGCCGCCTGCCGCGGGCCAGGCGGCGATCCCGCTCCGCAACCAACCATCGAACCAGACGCTGACGATGATCGGGGCGAAGGAGTGCCGGTATGA
- a CDS encoding helix-turn-helix transcriptional regulator — MDIRRTVGLNLKRLRQERGLSQEVFAFECGLHRTYISGVERGVRNPTVVVLQKIADALGVSIAELVEDVTPANRRRRLGRH, encoded by the coding sequence ATGGACATTCGTCGCACGGTTGGCCTCAATCTCAAGCGCCTGCGCCAAGAGCGTGGCCTCTCGCAGGAGGTCTTTGCCTTTGAATGCGGCCTGCACCGGACCTATATCAGTGGTGTCGAACGCGGCGTTCGCAATCCCACTGTCGTCGTTCTACAAAAAATCGCCGACGCACTAGGCGTGTCCATTGCCGAGCTGGTGGAAGACGTAACTCCAGCCAACCGACGTCGACGACTGGGCCGGCACTAA